Below is a window of Candidatus Cloacimonadota bacterium DNA.
GATGGATGTTTGGATTTGTTCGCGGCTTCCTCCGGGAAAATCCGTCCTGCCCACGCTGAGTTCAAAAAGAGTGTCGCCGCTAAAGAGAAATTTCCCCGTGTGGAGGCAGATACAGCCTGGGGTGTGGCCGGGAGTGTGGATGATGGTGAAGCTGTGGCTTCCCAGGGAGATGGTTTCGCCATCTTCCGCCAGGATATCCGCCGGGGAAAGCTGGAGCGGCGAGCCCAGATAGGCGCTGAAATTGAGGCTGTTGTTCGTGAGCAGTTTGGCATCGGCGGGATGGATGAGGACTTTCGCGCCCAGAGCTTTTTTGAAAAAATCGTTGCCGCCGATGTGGTCGCCATGTCCGTGGGTGTTCACGATGAGGGAAAGCTTGAGTTCCAGCTCGCGAATGCGGGAAAGCAGTGGTTCCGAAGGCGCCGCGGGGTCAATCAAAATGGCTTCGCGGCTGGCTTCATCCCAAACGAGCCAGGTGTTTGTGCCAAATTCCGGCAAGAGGTGATGGTCTTCGATTTTTAACATCGCAAATCCTTTTGAACAGTAATCATGATGCCCCTCAGCAGGGTTTCGGGGCATTTTTCCACCTCAATATCATGCCAGCGTTTGTTGTCAACCGAGTATTTCACCCAGGCGGGAGAGGGAGCCTTATTGGCGTA
It encodes the following:
- a CDS encoding MBL fold metallo-hydrolase codes for the protein MLKIEDHHLLPEFGTNTWLVWDEASREAILIDPAAPSEPLLSRIRELELKLSLIVNTHGHGDHIGGNDFFKKALGAKVLIHPADAKLLTNNSLNFSAYLGSPLQLSPADILAEDGETISLGSHSFTIIHTPGHTPGCICLHTGKFLFSGDTLFELSVGRTDFPGGSREQIQTSIRERLYILPDDTVVYPGHGPRTSIGMEKQNNPFVRPLS